The DNA region GTAGCCGACCGTGTAGACCAGGGTCGCGAGCGCCAGCAGGCGGCGCGGACCACGGTCAGGCAGCAGGGCCGTCATGCTCCTCCTCCGGTACGACGGTGAACCGGACCGAGTCGCACAGCTCCCGGGCCAGTCGCCGCGCCTGCTCGGCGGTGTCCGCGCCGACCACGACGAGCCCGATCCGGTCGCTGGAGCGGTGCAGCGGGCGGATGGAGTCCCCGGGCTCGGCGTGGAGTTCGGCGTGCAGCACGGCCGGGTGCGCGGCGACCTCGGCCCAGCCCTCGACGGCCACCAGGCGACCCGGGGGCGGGGACAGGTAGCGGACGGCCGCGCCCCTCGTCGCCTCCAGCGGCCCGTGGTTCTGCGGGCGGTCCAGCAGGTCGTCGAAGATGAGCCCGTACAGCTCCAGGCCGGGTACGGCGTGCCCGAGCATCCGGTGGATCCAGTCGCCGCCGACCCGCCCGTGCACCTCGCCGAGCACCACCCCGCGTTCGCTGAGCCACAGTTCGACGTGGAACGCGCCGGTGCGCAGGCCGAGCGTGGTCAGTGCGGAGGTGACCTGGTGGACGATCTCGCGCTGGTCGTGCTCCGGCAGCGGGGCGGGCAGGACGTGCCCCACCTCGACGAAGTACGGCGGTGGCACCGTCTCCTTCTCGGTGATGCCGAGCACCGTCGGCTTTCCGCCCAGGAACACGCCCTCGACGCTGAACTCGGGGCCGTCGACGAACTCCTCGACCAGGAAGGGCTCGGTGGTGGGCAGGAGCCTCATCGCGGCGGGCAGCTCGGCGATGCCGGAGACCTGGCTCACCCCGATGCTGCCCATCGCGTCACGTGGCTTCACGATCCACGGCCCGGTGCTCTCCCGGAGGAAGGCCTGTGCGTCGGCGAGGTCCGCGCACAGGCGGACGGCCGGCTGGACGAAGCCGGCCGCGGCCAGGGCGGCCCGGCAGGCGTCCTTGGTGCGCGCCTGCCGGATCGCGGCGGGCGGGTTGCCCGGCAGGCCGAGCGCGGCGGCGGTCTCGGCGGAGGTGACCTGGGCCATCTCCTGGAGCGCGTACACGGCGTCGAAGCGCTCGCCCTCGGCGGCCTTGCCCAGCGCCCAGTCGACCGTCGCCTCCGGGCTCGTGAAGTCGACGACCGAGGTCTCGTCGGTGCGGGCGTTCACCTCGGGCGTCGCTGCGATGACGTCGGCGTGGTTCACGGTGTGGATGCGGATACCGCGGGAGGCGGCCTGGTCCAGCGCGTGGAGCGCCATGTCGACGCTGACCGTCATCGCTCTGGCCCCGCCGACCAGCAGCAGTTTCGGCGGGTGTGCTTCGCCTGCCATGTGAGGAGTCCTCCGTTGTTGGGCGTTGGGTGTCGCCGGGTATCGGGCGTCGGGCGTGGGGGTATCGCGGCGCGGGGTCAGGCGTGCTTGTCCTGCAGCGTCTTGAGGAGCGAGCAGAACTCCTCGATCTCGGCCGTGGTCATGTTGGCGCGCAGCATCAGGCGCAGGCCGGCGTTGCCGCGGCCGATGATCGGGAAGAAGATCGGCGAGGCGTAGAAGCCGTTGGCGAAGAGGTCCTGGGCCATGCGGACGGTCTGGTCCTCGGAGCCGATCTTGATGAAGCGGATCGGCAGCCCGTCGTGGCGCTGCGCGGTGTCGACGAGGCTGTCGAAGAGGTCCTCGTTCTCCCGCAACCGGCGCTGCAGCGTGGTGAGTTCGTCGGTCCGGTGCAGCTCGGCGGAGGCCAGGATGGCGCCCAGGCCCGCGGTGTTGATCCGCTGCGACCACATCAGCGGGCCACCGTTGCGCAGCGCGAAGTCACGGCGCTCCTTCGACCGGCCCTTGCGGCCCAGGAAGACCGCGCCGCCCGACGCGCCGAAGCCCTTGTTGAGGGAGGTGATGATGAGCGTGCGGTCGTTGATCTCGCCCATCTCCTCCAGCACCAGGCCCCGCCCGTTGGCCCCGAGGGTGGAGGTGCCGTGCGCCTCGTCGAAGAAGAGGAACAGCCCGTACTGGTCCTGGAGGCGCAGGAGTTCGGTGACGGGTGCCTGACCGCCGGTGCTGTAGACGCCGTCGGCGACGTAGGCGACGAGCGGGTGCTGCTTGCAGAGGCTCTCAAGCGCGTCGATGTCGTTGTGCGCGATGGTCACGACCTCGGTCTCGTCCCCGACGGCGGCCTTCATCGCGTTGAGGCAGAAGTGGGCGTTCTTGTCGAAGACCATCAGCGGCGGCTGGTTGTCGGTGAACAGGCCGGAGGCCAGCAGCGGCAGCGCGCACCACGCGGCCGCGGCGGCGGAGGCGACGGTGACGGCCTCCACGTTGAACAGGTCGGACAGCGCGGCCTCGGCGTCCTCCAGTACGGAGAAGCGCACGCGGCTGCGGGCGGTGGAGGTGTTCAGGGCGCCCACCGACAGGACGGTCTCGGCGGCCGCCCGCACCAGCGCCGGGTGGGCGTCCAGGCCGAGGTAGGAGTACGAGGACATGTTCACGAACTCGTGGCCGCCGGCCCGTGTCCGGTGCTGTCCGGGGCCGAGGCCGTCCACGACGATGTCGAGCAGCCCGGCCTGGCTCATGACGTCCCAGAATGCGGTGCTGATCTGCGCGGACTTCTTGATGTTCTGGTAGACGTGCATGCCGGTGAAACCTCTATTCGACAGGTCTGATTGGCTGGTTGTGAATGCTGTGAGAAGGCAG from Kitasatospora cathayae includes:
- a CDS encoding ATP-grasp domain-containing protein — its product is MAGEAHPPKLLLVGGARAMTVSVDMALHALDQAASRGIRIHTVNHADVIAATPEVNARTDETSVVDFTSPEATVDWALGKAAEGERFDAVYALQEMAQVTSAETAAALGLPGNPPAAIRQARTKDACRAALAAAGFVQPAVRLCADLADAQAFLRESTGPWIVKPRDAMGSIGVSQVSGIAELPAAMRLLPTTEPFLVEEFVDGPEFSVEGVFLGGKPTVLGITEKETVPPPYFVEVGHVLPAPLPEHDQREIVHQVTSALTTLGLRTGAFHVELWLSERGVVLGEVHGRVGGDWIHRMLGHAVPGLELYGLIFDDLLDRPQNHGPLEATRGAAVRYLSPPPGRLVAVEGWAEVAAHPAVLHAELHAEPGDSIRPLHRSSDRIGLVVVGADTAEQARRLARELCDSVRFTVVPEEEHDGPAA
- a CDS encoding aminotransferase class I/II-fold pyridoxal phosphate-dependent enzyme translates to MHVYQNIKKSAQISTAFWDVMSQAGLLDIVVDGLGPGQHRTRAGGHEFVNMSSYSYLGLDAHPALVRAAAETVLSVGALNTSTARSRVRFSVLEDAEAALSDLFNVEAVTVASAAAAAWCALPLLASGLFTDNQPPLMVFDKNAHFCLNAMKAAVGDETEVVTIAHNDIDALESLCKQHPLVAYVADGVYSTGGQAPVTELLRLQDQYGLFLFFDEAHGTSTLGANGRGLVLEEMGEINDRTLIITSLNKGFGASGGAVFLGRKGRSKERRDFALRNGGPLMWSQRINTAGLGAILASAELHRTDELTTLQRRLRENEDLFDSLVDTAQRHDGLPIRFIKIGSEDQTVRMAQDLFANGFYASPIFFPIIGRGNAGLRLMLRANMTTAEIEEFCSLLKTLQDKHA